In Geobacter anodireducens, a genomic segment contains:
- a CDS encoding serine/threonine protein phosphatase: MVHHSTHSRRFVIPDIHGCALTLDRLLFRVLGLTRRDDLYLLGDYIDRGPRSREVMDLLISLSLKGYRVRALRGNHEEMFLNGCRDRNAFRLWTLNGGLATLGSFGVEDACEVPAHYRRFMEQMPCYLVLPDFVLVHASLDLSLPDPFANREAMLWSRSLEVRRERLGGRRVIGGHTPMTRQEIEQGLATDRIVLDNGCVYPERPGMGSLAALELDGMTLHFQENIDR, encoded by the coding sequence ATGGTACATCACTCGACCCATTCCCGCCGTTTCGTCATCCCCGACATCCATGGGTGCGCCCTGACCCTCGACCGGCTGCTGTTCCGGGTCCTGGGCCTGACGCGCCGGGACGATCTCTACCTGCTGGGGGACTACATCGACCGGGGTCCCCGGAGCCGGGAGGTCATGGACCTGCTCATCTCCCTGTCGCTCAAGGGCTACCGGGTTCGCGCGCTGCGGGGCAACCACGAGGAAATGTTCCTGAACGGCTGCCGGGACCGGAACGCCTTCAGGCTCTGGACCCTGAACGGCGGCCTCGCCACCCTCGGAAGCTTCGGCGTTGAGGACGCCTGCGAGGTGCCTGCCCACTATCGCCGCTTCATGGAGCAGATGCCGTGCTACCTGGTGCTGCCGGACTTTGTGCTCGTCCACGCAAGCCTCGACCTCTCGCTCCCCGACCCCTTCGCCAACCGGGAGGCGATGCTCTGGAGCCGCTCCCTGGAGGTGCGCAGGGAACGGCTCGGCGGGCGCCGGGTCATCGGCGGCCACACCCCCATGACCCGGCAGGAGATCGAACAGGGGCTGGCCACGGACCGGATCGTCCTCGACAACGGCTGCGTCTACCCGGAGCGGCCGGGCATGGGGTCCCTGGCGGCCCTGGAGCTCGACGGCATGACGCTCCATTTCCAGGAGAACATCGACCGATGA
- a CDS encoding rubrerythrin, with translation MAETPKSIADLKEAFAGESQANRKYLAFAKQADKEGFAQVAKLFRAAAEAETIHAHNHLRALGAIGGTRENLVEAVAGETHEFKNMYPQMIADAELEGATEARRSFTFANAVEKVHAALYQKALDTLGQPAEEFDYYLCPVCGHTVEREAPEKCEVCGAKGSVFFKTA, from the coding sequence ATGGCAGAGACCCCCAAGAGTATCGCTGATCTGAAGGAAGCATTCGCCGGTGAGTCCCAGGCGAACCGCAAATACCTCGCCTTTGCGAAGCAGGCGGACAAGGAAGGGTTCGCCCAGGTGGCCAAGCTCTTCCGTGCCGCTGCGGAAGCCGAAACCATCCATGCCCACAACCACCTGCGCGCCCTCGGCGCCATCGGCGGAACCCGGGAGAACCTGGTGGAGGCCGTAGCCGGCGAAACCCACGAGTTCAAGAACATGTATCCCCAGATGATCGCCGACGCGGAACTGGAGGGAGCCACCGAGGCCCGCCGTTCCTTCACCTTTGCCAATGCCGTGGAAAAAGTCCATGCCGCCCTTTACCAGAAGGCCCTCGACACCCTCGGCCAGCCGGCGGAGGAATTCGACTACTACCTCTGCCCCGTCTGCGGCCACACGGTGGAGCGCGAGGCTCCGGAAAAGTGCGAAGTCTGCGGAGCCAAGGGGAGTGTGTTCTTCAAAACAGCCTAG
- a CDS encoding S-adenosylmethionine:tRNA ribosyltransferase-isomerase, giving the protein MLVTEFDYHLPPELIAQEPLGQRDATRLMTVERDGGRIGEIPFRGIAGLLRPGDLLVINDTRVIPARLHGRKESGGKTEIFLVQRRPGDDETWHCLIRSSKPPRPGVTVLLPEGVRAVVREPGEGETWLVSFTPGEGFQEWLDRNGAMPLPPYIRRGADAADRDRYQTVFARNRGAVAAPTAGLHMTAGLLDEIAGRGVRVVPVTLHVGLGTFMPIRVERLEDHRMHRERYHISPATAEAVNGCRRAGGRVIALGTTVCRTLEQAAAADGTIAAGEGEADIFIYPGYRFKAVDALITNFHLPKSTLLMLVSAFAGRDLLFRAYGEAVAGRFRFFSYGDAMFIF; this is encoded by the coding sequence ATGCTCGTCACTGAGTTCGACTACCATCTCCCCCCGGAACTGATTGCCCAGGAACCCCTCGGCCAGCGGGACGCCACCCGGCTCATGACCGTTGAGCGGGACGGCGGCCGCATCGGGGAGATCCCGTTCCGCGGCATCGCGGGCCTGTTGCGGCCCGGCGATCTGCTGGTGATCAACGATACGCGCGTCATCCCGGCGCGGCTCCACGGCCGCAAGGAAAGCGGCGGCAAGACGGAGATCTTTCTCGTGCAGCGCCGGCCGGGGGACGACGAGACCTGGCACTGCCTGATCCGCTCCTCAAAACCGCCCCGGCCGGGCGTGACGGTGCTCCTCCCGGAAGGGGTCCGCGCCGTTGTCCGCGAGCCCGGAGAAGGGGAAACCTGGCTCGTGTCCTTCACTCCCGGTGAAGGGTTTCAGGAATGGCTGGATCGCAACGGCGCCATGCCCCTTCCTCCCTACATCAGGCGCGGGGCGGATGCGGCGGACCGGGACCGGTATCAGACGGTATTCGCCCGCAACCGCGGGGCGGTAGCCGCGCCCACGGCCGGCCTCCACATGACCGCCGGGCTTCTGGACGAGATCGCCGGCCGCGGAGTCCGGGTGGTGCCCGTGACGCTGCACGTGGGCCTCGGCACGTTCATGCCGATCCGGGTCGAACGGCTTGAGGACCACCGGATGCACCGGGAGCGGTATCATATTTCCCCGGCCACTGCCGAAGCGGTCAACGGGTGCCGACGGGCCGGGGGCCGGGTCATCGCCCTGGGCACCACCGTCTGCCGGACCCTGGAACAGGCCGCGGCGGCCGACGGGACCATCGCAGCCGGCGAGGGCGAGGCCGACATCTTCATCTATCCGGGCTACCGCTTCAAGGCGGTGGACGCCCTGATAACAAACTTTCACCTGCCCAAGTCGACCCTGCTCATGCTCGTGTCGGCGTTCGCCGGCAGGGACCTTCTCTTCCGGGCCTACGGCGAGGCGGTGGCCGGGCGTTTCCGTTTCTTCAGCTACGGAGACGCGATGTTCATCTTCTGA
- a CDS encoding preprotein translocase subunit SecF: MQIIGKTNFDFMGKKKITFVISAIVALLGFLGIGQIAMGTANMGIDFSGGTAVQLNFSQPVPIDQARQALAKHGFRDANLQEITGGNKLLVKVGKATHVQGPVADAIQDAFHKELTGNRFVVESSTEIGPAIGDKLRRDTLVAIAVSMVGILIYIAWRFDFAFGMGALAATLHDVLAMFAIFFVMQKEINLLFITAVLTIAGYSLTDTVVVFDRIRENLHKNVKDSLTAICNFSINEVLSRTIITALTTFLATAALFFFGGDVIHDFAFALLMGIIVGVYSSVFVASPIVVLWGERNKETKA, encoded by the coding sequence ATGCAAATAATCGGCAAAACAAATTTCGATTTCATGGGCAAAAAGAAGATCACGTTCGTGATCTCCGCCATTGTCGCGCTGCTCGGCTTCTTGGGCATCGGCCAGATAGCCATGGGAACCGCCAACATGGGGATCGACTTCTCCGGCGGCACCGCGGTCCAGCTCAATTTCAGCCAGCCGGTCCCCATCGACCAGGCCCGGCAGGCCCTGGCCAAGCACGGCTTCAGGGATGCCAACCTCCAGGAGATCACCGGCGGGAACAAGCTCCTCGTCAAGGTCGGCAAGGCCACCCACGTCCAGGGCCCGGTCGCTGACGCGATCCAGGATGCCTTCCACAAAGAGCTTACCGGCAACCGGTTCGTGGTGGAGAGCTCCACGGAGATCGGCCCGGCCATCGGCGACAAGCTCCGCAGGGATACGCTGGTGGCCATCGCCGTCTCCATGGTGGGAATCCTCATCTACATCGCCTGGCGCTTCGACTTCGCCTTCGGCATGGGCGCCCTGGCTGCGACCCTCCACGACGTGCTGGCCATGTTCGCCATCTTCTTCGTCATGCAGAAGGAGATCAACCTGCTCTTCATCACGGCGGTGCTCACCATTGCCGGCTACTCGCTGACCGATACGGTGGTCGTCTTCGATCGGATCAGGGAAAACCTGCACAAGAACGTCAAGGACTCCCTGACGGCCATCTGCAACTTCAGCATCAACGAGGTCCTTTCCCGGACGATCATTACCGCCCTGACCACGTTCCTGGCAACCGCAGCCCTCTTCTTTTTCGGCGGCGACGTGATCCACGACTTCGCCTTTGCGCTGCTGATGGGCATCATCGTAGGCGTGTACTCATCCGTGTTCGTGGCGAGCCCCATTGTCGTGCTCTGGGGGGAGCGGAACAAGGAAACCAAGGCCTAG
- a CDS encoding dipeptide/oligopeptide/nickel ABC transporter ATP-binding protein: MANLLDIKRLTTVFHLAEGDIHAVDGVDLSIAAGETLALVGESGCGKSVTAASILRLVPPPGEITGGEIRFDGVDLLAASEAEMRSIRGNRIGMIFQEPMTSLNPVFRIGSQIAEGLILHRRLGRREAREEAERLLALVGIPEPASRLDAYPHQLSGGMRQRVMIAMALACGPRLLIADEPTTALDVTIQAQILELLDRLGEEHRMALLLITHDLGVVAERADRTMVMYAGRIVEEGPTAELVTTPLHPYTEGLLASLPQRSVPGEPLRTIAGQVPSLLGGLTGCGFCNRCPRKVRECARETPPLIERSPGHRVRCWNPL, from the coding sequence GTGGCAAATCTGCTCGACATCAAGCGACTCACCACCGTTTTCCATCTTGCCGAAGGGGACATCCATGCCGTGGACGGCGTCGATCTCTCCATTGCCGCCGGAGAAACCCTGGCCCTGGTGGGTGAATCCGGCTGCGGAAAAAGCGTAACCGCGGCATCCATCCTGCGGCTGGTGCCGCCGCCCGGCGAAATAACCGGGGGTGAAATCCGCTTTGACGGGGTCGACCTGCTGGCGGCAAGCGAGGCGGAGATGCGCTCCATCCGCGGGAACCGCATCGGCATGATCTTCCAGGAACCCATGACATCCCTGAACCCGGTATTCCGGATCGGCAGCCAAATCGCCGAAGGGCTCATCCTCCACCGCCGGCTCGGCCGCCGCGAGGCGCGGGAGGAGGCAGAGCGCCTGCTGGCCCTGGTGGGGATTCCCGAGCCGGCATCCCGGCTCGACGCTTATCCCCACCAGTTGTCGGGCGGCATGCGGCAACGCGTCATGATCGCCATGGCGCTGGCCTGCGGCCCGCGGCTTCTGATCGCTGACGAGCCGACCACCGCCCTGGACGTCACCATCCAGGCGCAGATCCTGGAGCTCCTCGACCGCCTCGGCGAAGAGCACCGCATGGCCCTTCTCCTCATCACCCACGACCTGGGGGTGGTTGCCGAGCGGGCCGACCGGACCATGGTGATGTACGCGGGACGGATCGTGGAAGAGGGGCCCACCGCCGAACTGGTGACCACCCCCCTGCATCCCTATACCGAGGGGCTTCTGGCGTCGCTCCCCCAGCGCAGCGTTCCGGGCGAGCCGCTGCGCACGATTGCCGGGCAGGTGCCGAGCCTGCTCGGCGGGCTCACCGGCTGCGGCTTCTGCAACCGCTGCCCCCGCAAGGTGCGGGAGTGCGCCCGGGAAACGCCTCCCCTCATCGAACGTTCGCCGGGCCACCGGGTCCGGTGCTGGAATCCCCTATGA
- a CDS encoding preprotein translocase subunit SecD yields the protein MSKGLFWRFSLIALFITLSLLYLTPTLVSPLPSWWKGLLPKDRIHLGLDLQGGTHLVMEVETQKAVEGTLDLIATDLEDALSAKALRYKQIARQGGDRVAMTFYDRGTADEAQKLLKGKYPTMTLVPPYDEGGFVHLQLRVNEKEAQERKDRAVAQALETIRNRIDQFGVSEPVIAREGLTNIVVQLPGISDPKRAIELIGRTARLEFKLVDETVNPAIATPGTVPEDTEILVEKRTDPTTGAVSETPLAVKKKAIITGDLLTDAQIRIDSQFNQPYVAIEFNSTGARLFDQVTAANVGKRFAIVLDNTIYSAPVIRERISGGSAQISGSFTEKEAADLAIVLRAGSLPAPVKIIQNMTVGPSLGEDSIHKGLMAGAIGVALVIIFMGIYYKLSGMVANFGMVLNVLYLMGALAALGATLTLPGIAAIVLLIGMSVDANVLIFERIREELRLGKTPRAALDAGYDKAFLTIMDSHVTTLITAAVLFQFGTGPVKGFAVSLSLGVIINLFTALVGTKAIFDFALNRLRVKRLSV from the coding sequence ATGTCCAAAGGGCTTTTCTGGCGTTTCAGCCTCATTGCGTTATTCATTACTCTGTCGCTTCTCTACCTGACCCCGACCCTGGTGTCGCCGCTGCCGTCCTGGTGGAAGGGACTCCTTCCCAAGGACAGGATACACCTGGGGCTCGATCTGCAGGGCGGGACGCATTTGGTCATGGAGGTGGAAACCCAGAAGGCCGTCGAGGGGACCCTGGACCTCATCGCCACCGATCTGGAGGATGCGCTCTCAGCCAAGGCGCTGCGGTACAAGCAGATCGCCCGTCAGGGTGGCGACCGGGTCGCCATGACCTTCTACGACCGCGGCACCGCTGACGAGGCCCAGAAGCTTCTCAAGGGCAAATACCCGACCATGACCCTCGTCCCCCCCTATGACGAAGGGGGCTTCGTGCACCTGCAGCTCCGGGTGAACGAGAAGGAGGCCCAGGAGCGCAAAGACCGGGCCGTGGCCCAGGCCCTGGAGACCATCCGTAACCGGATCGACCAGTTCGGGGTTTCCGAACCGGTCATCGCCCGCGAAGGACTCACCAATATCGTGGTCCAGTTGCCGGGCATCAGCGACCCGAAGCGGGCCATCGAGCTCATCGGCCGCACGGCCCGGCTCGAGTTCAAGCTGGTGGACGAGACGGTCAATCCGGCCATTGCCACGCCGGGTACCGTTCCCGAAGACACGGAAATCCTGGTGGAGAAGCGGACCGATCCCACCACCGGCGCGGTCTCCGAGACTCCCCTGGCGGTGAAGAAGAAGGCGATCATCACCGGTGACCTTCTCACCGACGCCCAGATCAGGATCGACTCCCAGTTCAACCAGCCCTACGTGGCCATCGAGTTCAACTCGACCGGGGCCCGGCTCTTCGACCAGGTGACCGCAGCCAACGTGGGCAAGCGCTTCGCCATCGTCCTCGACAACACCATCTACTCCGCCCCGGTCATCCGCGAGCGGATCTCCGGCGGGAGCGCCCAGATCTCCGGCTCGTTCACCGAGAAGGAAGCGGCCGACCTGGCCATCGTGCTCCGGGCAGGCTCCCTGCCCGCCCCGGTCAAGATCATCCAGAACATGACGGTGGGGCCGTCCCTGGGTGAGGACTCCATCCACAAGGGGCTCATGGCCGGCGCCATCGGCGTCGCGCTCGTGATCATCTTCATGGGGATCTACTACAAGCTGTCGGGCATGGTGGCCAATTTCGGGATGGTTCTCAACGTTCTCTACCTCATGGGGGCGCTGGCCGCCCTGGGGGCGACCCTCACCCTGCCCGGCATCGCCGCCATCGTGCTGCTGATCGGCATGTCGGTGGACGCCAACGTTCTGATCTTCGAACGGATACGGGAGGAACTGCGGCTCGGCAAAACGCCGCGGGCGGCCCTGGACGCAGGCTACGACAAGGCGTTCCTCACCATCATGGACTCCCACGTGACCACCCTCATCACCGCCGCGGTCCTCTTCCAGTTCGGCACCGGCCCGGTCAAGGGATTTGCCGTGTCGCTCAGCCTGGGGGTCATCATCAACCTCTTCACCGCCCTCGTCGGAACCAAGGCGATCTTCGATTTCGCCCTGAACCGTCTGCGGGTGAAGCGTCTGAGCGTCTAG
- a CDS encoding cell division protein produces MVRALFVLLAVVFSAATAGGGAAPFRQETVRVAIVKGDDEVRVDGDGLLATDQSGEPVRFALPAPVRRAGDALSVGGRVLRRLTVASPSTVTVNGKRYRGVIELVPADKGVLVINELPLEDYLVGLINCEISSQWPMESVKAQAVVARTYAVYQKRARAGAVYHLESTVLDQVYGGCEIEDSRAARGVRETAGEILTWGGQPIQAFYHSNCGGRTEVSENVWGFRLPYLKSVDCTYCSDTPPIRWEQTLSLKKLEPLLRGAGIAVSGLRDIREGARNNSGRLTELVLVSSRGNTAVPAVTFRKIVGYTVIKSTNFLVRVRGDEAVFTGMGYGHGVGLCQWGAKQRAASGFSYREILSYYFPEAVLTRMDDGQGSDARH; encoded by the coding sequence GTGGTGAGAGCGTTATTCGTCCTTCTGGCCGTTGTCTTTTCCGCAGCGACAGCCGGCGGCGGAGCCGCTCCGTTCCGCCAGGAAACCGTGCGGGTCGCCATCGTCAAGGGTGATGACGAGGTCCGCGTCGACGGCGACGGCCTCCTTGCCACGGACCAGAGCGGAGAGCCGGTGCGATTCGCGCTGCCTGCCCCCGTCCGCCGCGCCGGCGACGCCCTTTCCGTGGGCGGCAGGGTTCTGCGCCGCCTGACCGTTGCCTCCCCTTCGACCGTCACGGTCAATGGCAAGCGGTATCGGGGCGTTATCGAACTGGTCCCGGCGGACAAGGGGGTTCTCGTCATAAACGAACTTCCCCTTGAAGATTACCTGGTGGGACTCATCAACTGCGAGATATCGTCCCAGTGGCCCATGGAGTCGGTCAAGGCCCAGGCCGTGGTAGCCCGCACCTATGCAGTCTACCAGAAGAGGGCCCGTGCCGGCGCAGTTTATCACCTGGAGTCCACGGTCCTCGATCAGGTTTACGGCGGGTGCGAGATCGAAGACAGCCGGGCCGCCCGCGGGGTGCGCGAAACCGCCGGAGAGATTCTCACCTGGGGGGGGCAGCCGATCCAGGCCTTCTATCATTCCAACTGCGGCGGCCGGACCGAGGTGTCGGAGAACGTCTGGGGCTTCAGGCTTCCCTATCTCAAGAGCGTTGACTGCACCTATTGCTCGGATACACCCCCGATCCGCTGGGAACAGACCCTGTCCCTGAAGAAGCTCGAACCGCTCCTCCGGGGGGCAGGGATTGCCGTGTCCGGGCTCAGGGATATCAGGGAGGGCGCGCGTAACAACAGCGGCCGTCTCACCGAGCTGGTCCTGGTGTCGTCCCGGGGGAACACCGCTGTTCCGGCGGTCACGTTCCGCAAGATCGTCGGCTACACCGTTATCAAGAGCACCAATTTCCTGGTCCGGGTACGGGGCGACGAAGCCGTGTTCACGGGCATGGGGTACGGCCACGGGGTCGGCCTCTGCCAGTGGGGAGCCAAGCAGCGGGCCGCGAGCGGATTCAGCTACCGCGAGATCCTGTCCTACTATTTCCCGGAAGCGGTGCTCACGCGCATGGACGATGGACAGGGGAGCGATGCTCGTCACTGA
- a CDS encoding malonyl-[acyl-carrier protein] O-methyltransferase BioC, with protein MIDRRKVRNAFHQGAADYDAYAAVQKRVMERMLSLLFAEGVEPARILDVGAGTGALALRLADRYPSAAITCVDLAHGMARQARDNLGRTMERLVAVADAEHLPLRDGVFDLVVSTSTFQWLTTLDRAFAEARRVLADDGLFAFALFGDGTFRELKASYRAALHSVPRGGRDRTHRFFTRDEVRTALARAGFRSVEVFDEDEVEYHPDVPAFLRSVKRIGAGNASPVPGRGLSGRRVMEAMMRTYAESFGGADGIPATYTVVYGVGKR; from the coding sequence ATGATTGACCGCCGCAAGGTCCGCAACGCCTTTCACCAAGGGGCCGCCGACTATGATGCCTACGCCGCCGTGCAGAAGCGGGTCATGGAGCGGATGCTTTCCCTCCTTTTTGCCGAGGGGGTCGAACCGGCCCGCATTCTCGACGTGGGAGCCGGCACCGGCGCCCTGGCCCTGCGCCTTGCCGACCGCTACCCGTCGGCCGCCATAACCTGCGTGGACCTGGCCCACGGCATGGCGCGGCAGGCCCGCGACAACCTGGGCCGGACCATGGAGCGCCTGGTCGCCGTAGCCGATGCGGAACATCTTCCCCTTCGCGATGGTGTCTTCGACCTGGTAGTCTCCACCTCCACCTTCCAGTGGCTCACCACGCTCGACCGGGCCTTTGCGGAGGCCCGCAGGGTTCTGGCCGATGACGGGCTGTTCGCCTTTGCCCTGTTTGGCGACGGCACCTTCCGGGAGCTCAAGGCATCCTACCGGGCCGCCCTCCATTCGGTGCCGCGCGGGGGGAGGGACCGGACCCACCGGTTTTTCACGCGGGACGAAGTGCGGACGGCACTGGCGCGGGCGGGATTCAGGTCGGTGGAGGTGTTCGATGAGGACGAGGTGGAATACCACCCGGACGTGCCGGCCTTTCTCCGCTCCGTGAAGCGGATCGGCGCCGGCAACGCCTCGCCGGTTCCCGGGCGGGGCCTCTCGGGGCGGCGGGTCATGGAGGCGATGATGCGGACGTATGCCGAGAGCTTCGGCGGTGCCGATGGAATTCCGGCCACCTATACGGTGGTCTATGGGGTGGGGAAGCGTTAG
- a CDS encoding transcriptional regulator, with protein MKMEEFDKSRNFTDEAEIFKVLGHPVRLKIVAGLCTRECNVKHIWECLGLPQATVSQHLALLKNKGIIEGKREGVEVHYTVVHPLAKKLIDVLG; from the coding sequence ATGAAAATGGAAGAATTCGACAAGAGCAGAAATTTCACCGACGAAGCGGAAATCTTCAAGGTGCTCGGCCACCCGGTCCGGCTCAAGATCGTGGCGGGGCTCTGCACGAGGGAATGTAACGTAAAGCATATCTGGGAGTGCCTCGGTCTTCCCCAGGCCACCGTTTCCCAGCATCTGGCCCTGCTCAAGAACAAGGGCATCATCGAAGGCAAGCGCGAGGGCGTCGAGGTCCACTACACAGTGGTCCACCCCTTGGCCAAAAAACTCATCGACGTGCTCGGCTAG
- a CDS encoding O-methylpimelyl-ACP methylesterase produces the protein MPFLQTDHNLTIHYDDQGDGFPLVLVHGWAMEGGVWAFQRPLAASFRLITVDLRGHGRSTAPGDGYCLADFAADIVSLFNGLGLERAAIAGWSLGAQAALEAAPLLGDRLAALVLVGATPRFSAADGWPHGLPATECRGLGLRLRRSFDAALDGFFHSMFAEGELSEESVRLIGQEIAAPHRRPAATAAQAALVTLAESDQRHLLAKIRVPALVIHGDRDAICPPEAGVHLADHLPLGRFLLFAGAGHAPFLSRPREFNSEVTRFLREVAGDD, from the coding sequence ATGCCGTTTCTCCAAACAGACCACAACCTGACGATCCATTATGACGACCAGGGGGACGGCTTCCCCCTGGTGCTCGTCCACGGCTGGGCCATGGAGGGTGGCGTCTGGGCCTTCCAGCGGCCGCTGGCAGCCTCGTTCCGGCTCATCACCGTGGATCTCAGGGGCCACGGCCGGTCCACGGCGCCGGGTGACGGGTATTGTCTCGCCGATTTCGCGGCAGATATTGTGTCACTGTTTAACGGGCTTGGCCTGGAACGGGCCGCGATCGCCGGCTGGTCCCTCGGTGCCCAGGCGGCCCTGGAGGCGGCACCGCTGCTGGGAGACCGCCTTGCCGCACTCGTGCTCGTGGGGGCGACCCCCCGATTCTCGGCAGCGGATGGTTGGCCCCACGGCCTTCCCGCCACCGAATGCCGGGGGCTGGGGCTGCGCCTGCGGCGCTCGTTCGATGCCGCGCTTGACGGTTTTTTCCACAGCATGTTCGCGGAGGGGGAGCTCTCTGAGGAATCCGTACGGCTCATCGGGCAAGAGATCGCCGCACCGCACCGCCGTCCCGCCGCCACGGCCGCCCAGGCCGCCCTCGTCACCCTGGCGGAAAGCGACCAGCGCCACCTCCTGGCAAAAATACGCGTGCCCGCCCTGGTCATTCACGGCGACCGGGACGCCATCTGTCCCCCCGAGGCCGGCGTCCATTTGGCGGATCATCTTCCCCTGGGCCGGTTCCTGTTGTTCGCCGGAGCCGGTCATGCCCCCTTCCTTTCCCGCCCCCGGGAATTCAACAGCGAAGTGACACGCTTTCTGCGCGAGGTTGCCGGAGATGATTGA
- a CDS encoding peptide ABC transporter ATP-binding protein — translation MTDDHLLSAENLSKAFSVSAGPFSPRRELRAVSDVTFGIAPGETLGLAGESGCGKSTVGKLLMGLIPPDAGTIRFNDRDVAHMTRDERQSFRKDVQMIFQDPFSSLNPRMRVADIVGEALDIHGLAPRGGRRARTLELLDMVGLQAGHADRYPHEFSGGQRQRIGIARAIAVSPRVIVADEPVSALDLSIQAQIINLLQQLKRDLGLSYLFIAHDLSVVRHLSDRVAVMYLGKIVEIGTRDAVFSRFQHPYTEALLSAVPRVKAGSSRKRIILAGDPPSPITPPPACPFHPRCPYVETICRSEIPPLEEKEPGHLAACHLSKKLFGMPAPFS, via the coding sequence ATGACCGACGATCATCTCCTCAGCGCGGAGAACCTTTCCAAGGCGTTTTCCGTCAGTGCCGGCCCCTTTTCCCCCCGACGGGAGCTGCGGGCCGTCTCGGACGTAACCTTCGGCATCGCTCCGGGCGAGACCCTGGGACTCGCCGGCGAGTCCGGGTGCGGCAAATCCACGGTGGGCAAGCTTCTCATGGGGCTGATCCCTCCCGACGCCGGCACCATCCGCTTCAACGACCGGGACGTGGCCCACATGACCCGCGACGAGCGCCAGTCGTTCCGCAAAGATGTGCAGATGATCTTCCAGGATCCGTTCTCCTCCCTGAATCCGCGCATGCGGGTGGCCGACATCGTGGGCGAGGCATTGGACATCCACGGCCTTGCCCCGCGCGGGGGACGCCGGGCCCGGACCCTGGAACTGCTGGACATGGTGGGACTCCAGGCGGGCCATGCGGACCGCTATCCCCACGAATTCTCCGGCGGCCAGCGGCAGAGGATCGGCATTGCCCGGGCCATTGCGGTCTCGCCCCGCGTCATCGTGGCCGATGAGCCGGTGTCCGCCCTGGACCTCTCCATCCAGGCCCAGATCATCAATCTTCTGCAGCAACTGAAACGCGATCTGGGGCTCTCGTATCTCTTCATTGCCCACGACCTGTCAGTGGTCAGGCATCTGAGCGACAGGGTGGCGGTCATGTACCTGGGTAAAATCGTGGAGATCGGGACGAGGGATGCGGTGTTTTCGCGGTTTCAGCACCCCTACACCGAGGCGCTCCTGTCGGCGGTCCCCCGAGTAAAGGCGGGATCCAGCCGCAAACGGATCATCCTGGCAGGCGATCCGCCTTCACCGATAACTCCGCCACCTGCCTGCCCTTTCCATCCGAGATGCCCCTATGTCGAAACGATTTGCCGTTCTGAAATCCCCCCCCTAGAAGAGAAGGAACCCGGCCACTTAGCAGCGTGCCACCTCAGTAAAAAACTGTTTGGTATGCCGGCACCTTTTTCTTGA
- a CDS encoding preprotein translocase subunit YajC yields the protein MLGIAFAMAAPPGGAQTGGAMGAFQAILPLLFMFAIFYFLLIRPQQKKAKEHRALLESLKRGDQVVTAGGMHGKVSGIDGDIVNLEIAPGVVIRITKGYVASLKKD from the coding sequence ATGCTCGGAATCGCGTTTGCAATGGCGGCACCCCCGGGAGGCGCCCAGACCGGCGGTGCCATGGGAGCCTTCCAGGCAATTCTCCCCCTTCTCTTCATGTTCGCCATCTTCTATTTCCTGCTGATCCGCCCCCAGCAGAAGAAGGCCAAGGAGCACCGGGCCCTGCTCGAATCCCTCAAGCGGGGCGATCAGGTGGTCACCGCCGGCGGCATGCACGGCAAGGTGAGCGGCATCGACGGCGATATCGTGAACCTTGAGATCGCACCGGGCGTCGTCATCAGGATCACCAAGGGATACGTCGCCAGCCTGAAGAAGGACTAA